One stretch of Thalassophryne amazonica chromosome 17, fThaAma1.1, whole genome shotgun sequence DNA includes these proteins:
- the LOC117529006 gene encoding histone H1-like, which produces MAEEAPAAAAPAKVPKKKPAKAKKVGPSVSDLIVQTVTASKERKGVSLAALKNALAAGGYDVKKNNARVKVAVKSLVTKGKLVQTKGSGASGSFKLGKDTKSKPAAKKSAPKAKKAAAKKPAAAKKPKKVAATKKPAAAKKSPKKVKKPAAAKKAAKSPKKTPKSQKKATKKPAAAKKAPAKKAVKPKTKKAAPKKK; this is translated from the coding sequence ATGGCAGAAGAAGCTCCAGCTGCCGCCGCTCCGGCTAAGGTTCCCAAGAAGAAGCCTGCCAAAGCCAAGAAGGTGGGCCCCAGCGTTAGCGACCTCATCGTTCAAACTGTGACGGCGTCCAAGGAGCGGAAAGGTGTGTCTTTAGCTGCCCTCAAAAACGCTCTGGCTGCCGGCGGCTACGACGTCAAGAAGAACAATGCTCGTGTCAAGGTGGCCGTCAAGAGTCTGGTGACTAAAGGCAAGCTTGTCCAGACCAAGGGCTCCGGGGCGTCCGGCTCATTCAAGTTGGGCAAAGACACCAAGTCTAAACCGGCTGCCAAGAAAAGTGCTCCCAAAGCTAAGAAGGCCGCCGCCAAGAAACCAGCAGCGGCCAAGAAACCCAAGaaagttgcagcaacaaaaaaGCCTGCGGCCGCTAAGAAGTCCCCGAAGAAGGTGAAGAAGCCTGCAGCGGCAAAGAAAGCAGCTAAGAGTCCCAAGAAGACACCCAAGAGTCAGAAGAAGGCCACGAAAAAGCCCGCTGCAGCCAAGAAAGCTCCAGCAAAGAAGGCCGTCAAACCCAAAACTAAGAAGGCAGCGCCCAAGAAAAAGTGA